The Pongo abelii isolate AG06213 chromosome 20, NHGRI_mPonAbe1-v2.0_pri, whole genome shotgun sequence genome window below encodes:
- the KLC3 gene encoding kinesin light chain 3 isoform X2, with product MSVQVAAPGSAGLGPERLSPEELVRQTRQVVQGLEALRTEHHGLVGHLAEALAGQGPVAGLEMLEEKQQVVSHSLEAIELGLGEAQVLLALSAHVGALEAEKQRLRSQARRLAQENVWLREELEETQRRLRASEEAVAQLEEEKRHLEFLGQLRQYDPPAESQQSESPPRRDSLASLFPSEEEERKGPEAAGAAAAQQGGYEIPARLRTLHNLVIQYAGQGRYEVAVPLCRQALEDLERSSGHCHPDVATMLNILALVYRDQNKYKEATDLLHDALQIREQTLGPEHPAVAATLNNLAVLYGKRGRYREAEPLCQRALEIREKVLGADHPDVAKQLNNLALLCQNQGKFEDVERHYARALSIYEALGGPHDPNVAKTKNNLATAYLKQNKYQQAEELYKEILHKEDLPAPLGAPNTGTAGDAEQALRRSSSLSKIRESIRRGSEKLVSRLRGEGAAGMKRAMSLNTLNVDAPRALGTQFPSWHLDKAPRTLSASTHDLSPH from the exons ATGTCTGTGCAGGTGGCGGCTCCCGGAAGTGCAGGGCTGGGCCCAGAGCGCCTGAGCCCTGAGGAGCTGGTGCGGCAGACACGGCAAGTGGTCCAGGGGCTGGAGGCGCTGAGGACAGAGCACCATGGCCTGGTTGGGCACCTGGCGGAGGCCCTGGCGGGACAGGGCCCGGTGGCCGGCTTGGAGATGCTGGAGGAAAAGCAGCAGGTGGTGAGCCACTCGCTGGAGGCCATCGAGCTGGGGCTGGGCGAGGCCCAG GTGCTGCTGGCCCTGTCGGCACATGTGGGTGCACTGGAGGCAGAGAAGCAGCGGCTGCGCTCGCAGGCCCGGCGGCTGGCCCAGGAGAACGTGTGGCTGCGGGAGGAACTGGAGGAGACGCAGCGGCGGCTTCGGGCCAGCGAGGAGGCTGTGGCCCAGCTGGAGGAGGAGAAGCGCCACCTGGAGTTCCTGGGGCAGCTGCGACAGTACGACCCACCGGCGGAGAGCCAG CAGTCTGAGTCCCCGCCGCGCCGAGACAGCCTGGCCTCCCTGTTCCCCagcgaggaggaggagaggaaag GTCCCGAGGCCGCAGGAGCAGCAGCGGCTCAGCAGGGTGGCTATGAGATCCCTGCCCGCCTTCGGACCCTGCATAACCTCGTGATCCAGTACGCGGGGCAGGGCCGCTATGAGGTGGCGGTGCCTCTGTGCCGCCAGGCCTTGGAGGACCTGGAGCGCAGCTCGGGCCACTGCCACCCCGACGTGGCCACCATGCTCAACATCCTGGCGCTGGTGTACCG GGACCAGAACAAGTACAAAGAAGCCACAGACCTTCTCCATGATGCCCTGCAGATCCGGGAGCAGACGCTGGGCCCTGAGCACCCCGCG GTGGCCGCCACGCTCAACAACCTGGCCGTCCTCTATGGGAAGCGTGGGCGTTACCGGGAGGCAGAGCCCCTGTGCCAGCGCGCTTTGGAGATCCGAGAGAAG GTCCTGGGTGCTGACCACCCAGATGTGGCCAAGCAGCTCAACAACCTGGCCCTGCTGTGCCAGAACCAGGGCAAGTTTGAGGACGTGGAGCGGCACTATGCCCGGGCGCTGAGCATCTATGAGGCACTGGGCGGGCCCCACGACCCCAACGTGGCCAAGACCAAGAACAACCTG GCCACAGCCTACCTGAAACAGAACAAGTACCAACAAGCGGAAGAGCTGTACAAAGAAATCCTCCACAAGGAGGACCTACCTGCCCCTCTAG GTGCCCCCAACACAGGCACAGCTGGTGATGCAGAACAG GCCCTTCGCCGCAGCAGCTCACTCTCCAAGATCCGTGAGTCTATCAGGCGAGGAAGTGAGAAGCTGGTCTCCCGTCTCCGAGGCGAGGGGGCGGCCGG AATGAAGAGAGCCATGTCACTCAACACACTGAACGTGGATGCCCCCAGGGCTCTTGGGACTCAG TTTCCCAGCTGGCATCTGGACAAGGCCCCTCGGACCCTCAGCGCCAGCACCCACGACCTGAGCCCCCACTAA
- the KLC3 gene encoding kinesin light chain 3 isoform X1: MGVSCLPVLSAVALSWLTAASTFWVQVILLPQPPGATMSVQVAAPGSAGLGPERLSPEELVRQTRQVVQGLEALRTEHHGLVGHLAEALAGQGPVAGLEMLEEKQQVVSHSLEAIELGLGEAQVLLALSAHVGALEAEKQRLRSQARRLAQENVWLREELEETQRRLRASEEAVAQLEEEKRHLEFLGQLRQYDPPAESQQSESPPRRDSLASLFPSEEEERKGPEAAGAAAAQQGGYEIPARLRTLHNLVIQYAGQGRYEVAVPLCRQALEDLERSSGHCHPDVATMLNILALVYRDQNKYKEATDLLHDALQIREQTLGPEHPAVAATLNNLAVLYGKRGRYREAEPLCQRALEIREKVLGADHPDVAKQLNNLALLCQNQGKFEDVERHYARALSIYEALGGPHDPNVAKTKNNLATAYLKQNKYQQAEELYKEILHKEDLPAPLGAPNTGTAGDAEQALRRSSSLSKIRESIRRGSEKLVSRLRGEGAAGMKRAMSLNTLNVDAPRALGTQFPSWHLDKAPRTLSASTHDLSPH, from the exons GAGCAACAATGTCTGTGCAGGTGGCGGCTCCCGGAAGTGCAGGGCTGGGCCCAGAGCGCCTGAGCCCTGAGGAGCTGGTGCGGCAGACACGGCAAGTGGTCCAGGGGCTGGAGGCGCTGAGGACAGAGCACCATGGCCTGGTTGGGCACCTGGCGGAGGCCCTGGCGGGACAGGGCCCGGTGGCCGGCTTGGAGATGCTGGAGGAAAAGCAGCAGGTGGTGAGCCACTCGCTGGAGGCCATCGAGCTGGGGCTGGGCGAGGCCCAG GTGCTGCTGGCCCTGTCGGCACATGTGGGTGCACTGGAGGCAGAGAAGCAGCGGCTGCGCTCGCAGGCCCGGCGGCTGGCCCAGGAGAACGTGTGGCTGCGGGAGGAACTGGAGGAGACGCAGCGGCGGCTTCGGGCCAGCGAGGAGGCTGTGGCCCAGCTGGAGGAGGAGAAGCGCCACCTGGAGTTCCTGGGGCAGCTGCGACAGTACGACCCACCGGCGGAGAGCCAG CAGTCTGAGTCCCCGCCGCGCCGAGACAGCCTGGCCTCCCTGTTCCCCagcgaggaggaggagaggaaag GTCCCGAGGCCGCAGGAGCAGCAGCGGCTCAGCAGGGTGGCTATGAGATCCCTGCCCGCCTTCGGACCCTGCATAACCTCGTGATCCAGTACGCGGGGCAGGGCCGCTATGAGGTGGCGGTGCCTCTGTGCCGCCAGGCCTTGGAGGACCTGGAGCGCAGCTCGGGCCACTGCCACCCCGACGTGGCCACCATGCTCAACATCCTGGCGCTGGTGTACCG GGACCAGAACAAGTACAAAGAAGCCACAGACCTTCTCCATGATGCCCTGCAGATCCGGGAGCAGACGCTGGGCCCTGAGCACCCCGCG GTGGCCGCCACGCTCAACAACCTGGCCGTCCTCTATGGGAAGCGTGGGCGTTACCGGGAGGCAGAGCCCCTGTGCCAGCGCGCTTTGGAGATCCGAGAGAAG GTCCTGGGTGCTGACCACCCAGATGTGGCCAAGCAGCTCAACAACCTGGCCCTGCTGTGCCAGAACCAGGGCAAGTTTGAGGACGTGGAGCGGCACTATGCCCGGGCGCTGAGCATCTATGAGGCACTGGGCGGGCCCCACGACCCCAACGTGGCCAAGACCAAGAACAACCTG GCCACAGCCTACCTGAAACAGAACAAGTACCAACAAGCGGAAGAGCTGTACAAAGAAATCCTCCACAAGGAGGACCTACCTGCCCCTCTAG GTGCCCCCAACACAGGCACAGCTGGTGATGCAGAACAG GCCCTTCGCCGCAGCAGCTCACTCTCCAAGATCCGTGAGTCTATCAGGCGAGGAAGTGAGAAGCTGGTCTCCCGTCTCCGAGGCGAGGGGGCGGCCGG AATGAAGAGAGCCATGTCACTCAACACACTGAACGTGGATGCCCCCAGGGCTCTTGGGACTCAG TTTCCCAGCTGGCATCTGGACAAGGCCCCTCGGACCCTCAGCGCCAGCACCCACGACCTGAGCCCCCACTAA
- the KLC3 gene encoding kinesin light chain 3 (The RefSeq protein has 3 substitutions, 1 frameshift compared to this genomic sequence), giving the protein MSVQVAAPGSAGLGPERLSPEELVRQTRQVVQGLEALRAEHHGLVGHLAEALAGQGPVTGLEMLEEKQQVVSHSLEAIELGLGEAQVLLALSAHVGALEAEKQRLRSQARRLAQENVWLREELEETQRRLRASEEAVAQLEEEKRHLEFLGQLRQYDPPAESQQSESPPRRDSLASLFPSEEEERKGPEAAGAAAAQQGGYEIPARLRTLHNLVIQYAGQGRYEVAVPLCRQALEDLERSSGHCHPDVATMLNILALVYRDQNKYKEATDLLHDALQIREQTLGPEHPAVAATLNNLAVLYGKRGRYREAEPLCQRALEIREKVLGADHPDVAKQLNNLALLCQNQGKFEDVERHYARALSIYEALGGPHDPNVAKTKNNLASAYLKQNKYQQAEELYKEILHKEDLPAPLGAPNTGTAGDAEQALRRSSSLSKIRESIRRGSEKLVSRLRGEGAAGAAGMKRAMSLNTLNVDAPRALGTQFPSWHLDKAPRTLSASTHDLSPH; this is encoded by the exons ATGTCTGTGCAGGTGGCGGCTCCCGGAAGTGCAGGGCTGGGCCCAGAGCGCCTGAGCCCTGAGGAGCTGGTGCGGCAGACACGGCAAGTGGTCCAGGGGCTGGAGGCGCTGAGGACAGAGCACCATGGCCTGGTTGGGCACCTGGCGGAGGCCCTGGCGGGACAGGGCCCGGTGGCCGGCTTGGAGATGCTGGAGGAAAAGCAGCAGGTGGTGAGCCACTCGCTGGAGGCCATCGAGCTGGGGCTGGGCGAGGCCCAG GTGCTGCTGGCCCTGTCGGCACATGTGGGTGCACTGGAGGCAGAGAAGCAGCGGCTGCGCTCGCAGGCCCGGCGGCTGGCCCAGGAGAACGTGTGGCTGCGGGAGGAACTGGAGGAGACGCAGCGGCGGCTTCGGGCCAGCGAGGAGGCTGTGGCCCAGCTGGAGGAGGAGAAGCGCCACCTGGAGTTCCTGGGGCAGCTGCGACAGTACGACCCACCGGCGGAGAGCCAG CAGTCTGAGTCCCCGCCGCGCCGAGACAGCCTGGCCTCCCTGTTCCCCagcgaggaggaggagaggaaag GTCCCGAGGCCGCAGGAGCAGCAGCGGCTCAGCAGGGTGGCTATGAGATCCCTGCCCGCCTTCGGACCCTGCATAACCTCGTGATCCAGTACGCGGGGCAGGGCCGCTATGAGGTGGCGGTGCCTCTGTGCCGCCAGGCCTTGGAGGACCTGGAGCGCAGCTCGGGCCACTGCCACCCCGACGTGGCCACCATGCTCAACATCCTGGCGCTGGTGTACCG GGACCAGAACAAGTACAAAGAAGCCACAGACCTTCTCCATGATGCCCTGCAGATCCGGGAGCAGACGCTGGGCCCTGAGCACCCCGCG GTGGCCGCCACGCTCAACAACCTGGCCGTCCTCTATGGGAAGCGTGGGCGTTACCGGGAGGCAGAGCCCCTGTGCCAGCGCGCTTTGGAGATCCGAGAGAAG GTCCTGGGTGCTGACCACCCAGATGTGGCCAAGCAGCTCAACAACCTGGCCCTGCTGTGCCAGAACCAGGGCAAGTTTGAGGACGTGGAGCGGCACTATGCCCGGGCGCTGAGCATCTATGAGGCACTGGGCGGGCCCCACGACCCCAACGTGGCCAAGACCAAGAACAACCTG GCCACAGCCTACCTGAAACAGAACAAGTACCAACAAGCGGAAGAGCTGTACAAAGAAATCCTCCACAAGGAGGACCTACCTGCCCCTCTAG GTGCCCCCAACACAGGCACAGCTGGTGATGCAGAACAG GCCCTTCGCCGCAGCAGCTCACTCTCCAAGATCCGTGAGTCTATCAGGCGAGGAAGTGAGAAGCTGGTCTCCCGTCTCCGAGGCGAGGGGGCGGCCGGG GC AATGAAGAGAGCCATGTCACTCAACACACTGAACGTGGATGCCCCCAGGGCTCTTGGGACTCAG TTTCCCAGCTGGCATCTGGACAAGGCCCCTCGGACCCTCAGCGCCAGCACCCACGACCTGAGCCCCCACTAA